The Polyangium aurulentum genomic interval TCGAGCTCGCGCGTGGCGCCCTCGGCGTAGGTGTTCACGGCCGCGAGGACGGCCCTGTCGAGCGCCTCGTCGAGCCGCATCAGCTCGCCGAAATCCAGGCCTGCCGCGCGAGGAGCCAGCTTGCCGAGGATGACCTTGCGCAGAAGCGCGAGCTCCTGCGTCACCTCGCTCAGGGTGAGCTGCTGCGCCATGCGGGCCAGGGCGTGGTCTTGCGCGCTCTTGCAGGGCAGATCGACGGCGCCCTCTGCCAGGGCCTCCCGGACGGCGTCCAGCAGAGGCCGCACGCCGTCGAGCAGCGCCTCGCGGTCCAGGCGCGCGGAGGCGCCGAGCCCCTCGCGGGCGGCCGTCTCCCATGCGCTCAAGATGGTTTCGCGTTCGGATTGCAGGAACTGGGCGAGGCCCGAGGGCGCGCTTTTCGCCGGTCCGTCGTTTGCCACGGCGGAAACGTAGGCGCGCCCGGCGGATCCGACAACGCCGCCCCGCGGCTTCAGGGCATGATCGAGGCGATCGTGTGGCAGTTGGAGCAGGAAAACCCGGTCGGGTTCGTCATGTGATCGTACATGGGGACGTCGAGCAGATCGGCCATCTGGGGCCAGACGTCGTCCATCATGAACTGGGCCCACTTCGCGTTTTCCGGGTCCTTGACGTACTCGGGGAATTCCTCCTCGGTGGGGAGCGGGGGGACCTGCGGGGAGGGCATCGCATAGGTGCCGTCGTTCGCGCCGTTTCCGTGGCAGGTCTGGCAGGTCATGGTGCTCTCGTATTTCGCGTCGAATGCGGCGAACGTCGCCCGCATTTTCGGCAGGACGACGTCGTTCATGAACACCTCGCGCTGCTGCAAGGTCATGTCCTTGTACGCGACGGGCGGCGGGGTGGGCTCGTCGTCGGCTTCACCGCCGCAGGCGGCCACGAACAGGCACAAGGCTACCGAGATGCGCTTCATGATCATGTCTCTTCTCCCTGGGCCGGGGGGTCTCGACCCGGCGTGATGGCTGGCTCTGCTATCACGACGAGCGAGCCCCTACGAGATCGACACGCCGGTCGATCTTTTTTTCATGGCAGCCAAGTGCGCGAAATGACGGGCCGGGAGGGGGGCGCGTCCGGCTCAGTCGGTCCAGCTGAAGCCGAGATAGCCGTCGTCGAGGTAGTGGCAGTAGGGGGCCAGGTCGTCGGCCGGCGGCAGCCACAGGTCACCGTAGATGCAGAACCCGAGGCCTGCGCCATTCGTGGTCTTGTAGCTGCCCTCGGGGCAGACGTAGCCCGCGGTCGCCGGGGACTCGGTCCAGTGGAAGCCCATGTAGCCGGACGCGAGGTAGTGACAGTAGGGCGTGACGTCGCTCGCGTTCGGGAGCGCCACGTCCTCGAACAGGCAGAAATTGAGGCCCGCGCCGTTCGTGGCGAAGCGAGCCCCGGCGGGACACATGTCCCAGTGGTAGCCCATGTAGCCGTCCTCGAGGTAGTGGCAGTACGGCGTGAGCCCCTCGGCATCGGGCAGCGACAGGTCATCGAAGATGCAGAACCCGAGCCCCGCGCCGTTCGAGGTCCTGTAGCTGCCCTCGGGGCAGACGTAGCCCGCGGTGGCCGGGGTCTCGGTCCAGTGAAAGCCGATGTAGCCGTAATCGAGATAATGGCAGTAGGGCTGGACGTCGCTCGCGCTGGGGAGGGTCATGTTTTCGAACAAGCAGAAAGCCTGTCCGGCGCCGTTGGTCGCGTAGCGGGCGTCTTCGGGGCAAGGCTCCGCAGAGGCCACCGCCGGAAAGGCCGCGAGGAGGGCCACGCCGGCCAGCTTGCAAAAAAGCTTGAAAGGTGAGTTTCGTAGCAGCATGCGACCATACTAACACGATGCGGGCCCCGACCTCTCGACGATTCCAGGGCTCGACGGGCCGCTTGACAGATTCCGACGGTATGGCGCCTGTTACCGACCTTCATGGGTGAAGCGCTCTCGGCCCTGGGCGTCGGCCTCGTCGTCTTCATCGCCACGAACGTCGACGATCTGCTCCTGATCGCCGCCTTCTTCGCGGACCCGAGCTTCGCGCCTCGCCACGTCGTCGCCGGCCAGATCCTCGGCATCGCGGCCCTCGTCGCCCTCAGCGCCGCGTGCGCGCTCTTCGCGGTCGTCGTTCCCGAGGGCTGGATCGGGCTGCTCGGCCTCGTGCCGCTCGGGCTCGGCCTCCGCGGCCTGTGGGCTCTGCGGCGGGGCGAAGAGGACGGGGACGACGACGAAGCCCCGCCGCGCCCCGACATGGCGCACGCCAAGGTGCTCGCCGTCGCCGGTGTCACGGTGGCCAACGGCGGGGACAACCTCGGCGTCTACATCCCGCTGTTCTCGAGCGCCCCGAAGCTCGTGCCGCTCTACGCGGCCCTGTTCGTGGTGATGACCGGGGTCTTTTGCGCCATCGGCTACCACCTCGTCCACAACGCGCTCCTCGGACGCCGCATCCAGCGCTGGGGCCGCCTGGCCCTGCCGTTCGTCCTGGTCGCGCTCGGCCTGCTGATCCTGTCCCGCGCGCTCGTGCTCGTCCGCGGGTGAACGCCCTCGTCTCGCCAAACGCCCGGCGGACGAGGGCGCGTTCACGCTCTGCCGCTAGCGCAGGAGCGTCACCCTCCCCTCCGTTCCATCCACGAGGATCTCCTGCCCGTCCGTGATCCGCTCGGTCGCCCTGGCGGCGCCCAGCACGGCGGGGATGCCGTACTCGCGCGCGACGATGGCCGCGTGGGAGACCGCGCCGCCGGTGTCCGTCACGACGCCCGCCGCGAGGGTGAACAGCGGCGTCCACGAGGGGTTCGTGAAGCGACAGACGAGGATCTCGCCCGCCTGCAATCGGTTGAACTCGCGCTCGTCACGCACGATGCGCGCCTTGCCGCGGACCACGCCCGACGACGCCCCGATGCCCTGCAGCGCGTCGCCCGAGGTGTTCGCCGGGCCGGCCCCGAACGCGCGCTTCTGCCACCTTCCATTCACCACCCCGTACGTCGCGCGCCTCCGTCGAACGAGCTTCTTCGCCTCCTCGAGCGGCGGCGCCTTTCCTTGCAGCCACACCCGGACCTCGGCGATCGTCAGGTAGAAGATGTCGTCGGTGCTCGGCAGATGGCCGCGCTCGTGCAGGCGACGCGCCATCTCGGTCACGACCGCCTGGAGCGCCGAGAAGCCGCGGGTCAGATCGAAGTGCGAGCGCTCCCGGAAGACGATCGCCCTCCGGAGCTGATCGAGCGTGCGCTCGAACGCACCGGCCAGACCCGGCACGAAGCGGATCTTGCCGGTGACCTCCTCGAGCGCCGCGCGGTAGCGCTTCATCCCGGCCTCCTCGGAGGGCGGCTCGGTGGCGTCGAGCATGCCGCGGAGGAGCCCCCACACCGGCGTGGGATCCTGCTGCCAGGTCGGCGCCGACAGGTACAGCCCCGTGCTCTCGCGGTGCCCATGCTCGTCGAGGAACGCCTGGACATCGGCGAGGTACGCCCGGCCCGCCTCCGACTCGCGAAGCGCCTCGGGGCGCCCCTCGCGAATCGCCTGGACGACCTCCGGCCCGGCGCTCGTCGCCTTTCGCGCGAGGTGGTAGAGCGCGATGTTGACCTCGGAGGTCCGCGTGTGCAGGCCCGAGACGAGGTCGCCCATGATCGCATCCGCCCGCTTGCTCCCGACCGCGAGGGTGACCGGGATCCGCAGGGCGACCGCGGCCATCTGCGCGGCGCTCCCCTCGAACCGCTGGCCCAGGACATCGGACGTGGTCGCCACGATCCGGTCGCCGTGGGCGAGCAGCGCGGCGTCGTCCAGGGCGCGCAGATCGACGGGCGCGCACACCTCCTGGATTCGCTTGAAGCCCTCGCGCTCCCACCACGCCATCCAGTCCGTGCGCAGGCTGGTCGCGACCTTCTGCGGCAACTTCAGCAGCCCGAGGGTGGGGCGTCCCAGGGGCAGCACGAAGAACTCGCGCCAGACCTGGTCCATCAGCGCGCGCTCGTCGGCCTCGCTCACGTCGAACCCGGCGAAGCGCAGCGTCCGGGTGAGCGCGGGGATGGCGATGCAGAAGCCCCATTGATCCAGCGGCTTGGGGGCGATCGGGAACCGGTCGTTGTCGTTCGACTCGAGCATCTTCCGCTGCGCGCGGGTGAGCTTCGGAGGGGGCGGAAGAGGCTCGATCTCGGCCGCGCCGAGCGTGGTGATCGGGCGTGACTGGAGCAGGTGGATGGAGCCGCCCTGGAACGCGAACTCCACGTCCTGAGGGCAGCCGAAGTGCTTCTCGAGCCGGAGCCCGAGGCGCGCCAGCTCGAGCACCATCGCGTCGCTCGGCGCCGGACGACCGGCCTCGCGGCGATCGCGGTCGTCGATGGCGACGTCGGCGGAAGGGGCGCTCTCCGCGCCGAAGGGCTCGCGCCGCAGGCGGTAGACGTCGCCGGTCGTGTGCCCCGAGACCACGGCCTCGCCGAGGCCAGGGGCGACCTCGAGGAGCATGCGGTCGGCGCGCTGGGCGACGGGATCGACCGTGAACAGCACGCCGGCGAACTCGGCCGGCACCATGCGCTGCACCACGGCGGCGATCTTCACCGACAGGTGATCGATCGCGCGCGCCGCCCGGTAGCGCAGGGCGCGCGGGCTCCACAGCGACGCCCAGCACCGCCGCAGCGCGAGCAGCACCGCGTCCTCCCCCTCGACGTCGAGGAACGTCTCGTGCTGGCCCGCGAACGACGCGTCGGCGAGGTCCTCCGCGGTCGCCGAGGATCGAACCGCGACCTTCGGCGCGCCGTGCTCGCGATAAGCGTCGCGAATCGCGCGCTCGATCTCCGGCAGCATCGCGCTCTTCTCGAACACCTCCGCCGCCTCCGCCGCCGCCTCGTCCCAGCGGCCCGCGGCGAGGTGATCCGAGAGGCGCTCCGAGAGCCTCCATTCGCGCGCTTGCTCGGCGTACGCGTCCGCGCTCACCACGAACCCGGGCGGCACGGCCAGCCCGAGTCGAATCAACTCCCCCAGATTTGCGCCCTTCCCGCCAGCCTTGGACAGATCGGCGCGGGACAGCTCGCTCAAGCGATGGATCATTGGCGCATGATACGCGACGCGACGCGCGCGTGCCCATGGGAGCACGGCGCCGCCGCGACGCGCCTCATCGTCCCGCGTCGAGCGTCTCCAGGACCTCCTCGACCGCGCGGATCTGCGCGGGCTTGACGAGGTGATGGGTGAATCCGGCCTCGTTCGACGCGCGCCGGTCGCTCTCCTGGCCATAGCCGGTCAGCGCGACCAGCACCGGCTTGTACGTGCTCCTCTGCCCGAGCGCCTGCGCCACCTGATAGCCGTCCATTCCGGGCAGGCCGATGTCGAGGAACACGAGCTGGGGCTGCCATTCGTCGGCGATCTTCAGGGCCGAGACGCCGTCGATCGCCACCCGCGCCTCGTGACCGTATTGCTCGATGACCTCGGCCAGCGATTGCGCCGCGTCCTGGTTGTCGTCGACGACGAGCACGCGGGCGCGCGACGCGCCGGCCCGCTTCATCGCCCTCCTCCCCGACCCATCCGCCCCGTCCTTCGAGGGCGACGCTGGCTCCTCGCGCACGCGC includes:
- a CDS encoding PEP/pyruvate-binding domain-containing protein yields the protein MIHRLSELSRADLSKAGGKGANLGELIRLGLAVPPGFVVSADAYAEQAREWRLSERLSDHLAAGRWDEAAAEAAEVFEKSAMLPEIERAIRDAYREHGAPKVAVRSSATAEDLADASFAGQHETFLDVEGEDAVLLALRRCWASLWSPRALRYRAARAIDHLSVKIAAVVQRMVPAEFAGVLFTVDPVAQRADRMLLEVAPGLGEAVVSGHTTGDVYRLRREPFGAESAPSADVAIDDRDRREAGRPAPSDAMVLELARLGLRLEKHFGCPQDVEFAFQGGSIHLLQSRPITTLGAAEIEPLPPPPKLTRAQRKMLESNDNDRFPIAPKPLDQWGFCIAIPALTRTLRFAGFDVSEADERALMDQVWREFFVLPLGRPTLGLLKLPQKVATSLRTDWMAWWEREGFKRIQEVCAPVDLRALDDAALLAHGDRIVATTSDVLGQRFEGSAAQMAAVALRIPVTLAVGSKRADAIMGDLVSGLHTRTSEVNIALYHLARKATSAGPEVVQAIREGRPEALRESEAGRAYLADVQAFLDEHGHRESTGLYLSAPTWQQDPTPVWGLLRGMLDATEPPSEEAGMKRYRAALEEVTGKIRFVPGLAGAFERTLDQLRRAIVFRERSHFDLTRGFSALQAVVTEMARRLHERGHLPSTDDIFYLTIAEVRVWLQGKAPPLEEAKKLVRRRRATYGVVNGRWQKRAFGAGPANTSGDALQGIGASSGVVRGKARIVRDEREFNRLQAGEILVCRFTNPSWTPLFTLAAGVVTDTGGAVSHAAIVAREYGIPAVLGAARATERITDGQEILVDGTEGRVTLLR
- a CDS encoding cadmium resistance transporter, which encodes MGEALSALGVGLVVFIATNVDDLLLIAAFFADPSFAPRHVVAGQILGIAALVALSAACALFAVVVPEGWIGLLGLVPLGLGLRGLWALRRGEEDGDDDEAPPRPDMAHAKVLAVAGVTVANGGDNLGVYIPLFSSAPKLVPLYAALFVVMTGVFCAIGYHLVHNALLGRRIQRWGRLALPFVLVALGLLILSRALVLVRG